Below is a genomic region from Fibrobacter sp..
TATGATGATGCTATCGCGATGTTTCGTCAGGCGCTTTCAAACCAGATGGCTCCCCGAGATGAAGAGCGCAGGAATGTGATCCTTAATCTGCACAAGGCTTTGCAGGAAAAGGGTGATATTCAGAGCGCGGAAGCAATTTACAAACAATATCTTGCTGAAGTTGACAAAGAAAAATAAAGCATCTGCCTTTTTATTGAAGACAGATGCTTCCGAAAGTCAGTTTCCATTAATTTACACCGGAATAGCTTGTTTTGATTTGGTCCGTTCCTCAATGGGAGTATAGACAAGATCATGCGGGCCGGTATAAAGAGCTCTGGGCCTGAAGATCCGGTTGTGTTTCATGTATTCCAGTATCCTCGCTGTCCATCCTGCTACACGGGATGTTGCGAACAGAGGGGTAAACATTTTCTGTCCGATTCCCAGAAAGCTGTAAACCAGTCCGGAATAGAAATCGACATTTGGGAATATTCTTTTGCTGTCTCCATAGGTGTTTACCACTTCTTTTTCCAGGGCTTTGGCAGTTAAAAAAAGTTCATTCATTGCTGGTT
It encodes:
- a CDS encoding citrate/2-methylcitrate synthase, giving the protein ITLKEIGSPKKVQLWFENMRKEKKKIPGFGHRVYKTYDPRARILGPLVSLLAERKPAMNELFLTAKALEKEVVNTYGDSKRIFPNVDFYSGLVYSFLGIGQKMFTPLFATSRVAGWTARILEYMKHNRIFRPRALYTGPHDLVYTPIEERTKSKQAIPV